Proteins found in one Methanosarcinales archaeon genomic segment:
- a CDS encoding pseudouridine synthase, which produces MSISNQLKRVRIIADFQFGRGTGEILFPEGSEFMLSRTKRIRQITFKRKRIATIRAKDGLLTLSMEGAQRIHSFLKPPGSRVTVNSDSVPFVLQGKTAFARHVIKADPGIRAMDEVLVVDEADNLLATGQAVLCEAEMMDFSRGGAVIVRSGADQDKI; this is translated from the coding sequence ATGTCCATCTCCAATCAATTGAAAAGGGTCCGGATCATTGCAGATTTCCAGTTCGGACGAGGTACAGGTGAAATCCTGTTTCCCGAAGGTTCTGAGTTTATGTTATCCAGGACAAAAAGGATTCGGCAAATTACTTTTAAAAGAAAAAGGATCGCCACGATCCGTGCAAAGGATGGGCTTTTAACATTAAGTATGGAAGGTGCCCAGCGTATCCACAGTTTTCTCAAACCACCAGGATCAAGGGTGACAGTAAATTCTGATTCAGTCCCATTTGTACTTCAAGGTAAAACCGCATTTGCCAGGCATGTAATAAAAGCGGACCCTGGAATTAGAGCAATGGATGAAGTGCTGGTAGTGGACGAAGCTGATAATCTACTGGCAACTGGACAGGCTGTTCTGTGCGAAGCTGAAATGATGGACTTTTCAAGAGGTGGCGCTGTAATAGTACGTAGTGGTGCTGATCAGGATAAGATATAG
- a CDS encoding Lrp/AsnC family transcriptional regulator — translation MDRLDFAILKFLSVNGRMHSTDLSKELDVATSTIHKRIKSLEADGIIEKFTIIADPTKVNLNITTFIGINIDSSQRVNIINKLKNIEDVLEIYELLEPYDLLIKVRTFDINSLKNNVLCNLNEMEGVLGSSSLITTKRHKEEICNILIDGRK, via the coding sequence ATGGATCGGCTAGATTTTGCTATTCTGAAATTTCTTTCAGTAAATGGACGTATGCACAGTACAGATCTTTCAAAAGAACTGGATGTTGCTACTTCTACTATACATAAAAGGATAAAAAGCCTTGAAGCTGACGGGATAATTGAAAAATTCACAATAATAGCCGATCCCACAAAAGTTAATCTCAATATTACAACATTTATTGGGATTAACATTGATTCAAGTCAAAGAGTAAATATTATTAATAAACTAAAAAATATCGAAGATGTCCTGGAAATATACGAACTGCTGGAACCTTATGATCTGTTGATCAAGGTACGGACTTTTGATATTAATTCACTGAAAAATAACGTGCTGTGTAACCTTAATGAAATGGAAGGCGTACTAGGGTCCAGCAGCTTGATTACTACAAAAAGACACAAAGAAGAAATTTGTAATATTTTGATTGATGGGAGAAAATAA
- the pdxS gene encoding pyridoxal 5'-phosphate synthase lyase subunit PdxS, protein MELEKLRHGTELLKRGFAQMQKGGVIMDVTNPEEAHIAEDAGAVAVMALHMVPSDIRKAGGVARMADPQIIADIIDAVTIPVMAKARIGHFVEAEILEALGVDMVDESEVLTPADVKYHIDKRNFTIPFVCGARDLGEALRRIHEGAAMIRTKGEAGTGDVAEAVRHMRQINEQIGKLKGLDRMEIERVAREIEAPSELVLETAERQRLPVVNFAAGGIATPADAALMMKLKVDGVFVGSGIFKSENPPLMASAIVEAVNNFDKPEILAEISKGLGDSMKGISFGSIPEEEILQTRGW, encoded by the coding sequence ATGGAACTTGAAAAATTACGACATGGCACTGAATTATTAAAACGTGGGTTTGCCCAAATGCAAAAAGGGGGCGTTATTATGGACGTGACAAACCCTGAAGAAGCACATATTGCTGAAGATGCGGGTGCTGTAGCAGTCATGGCTTTACATATGGTTCCCTCCGACATTAGAAAAGCAGGTGGAGTGGCCCGGATGGCTGACCCGCAGATTATTGCTGACATCATTGATGCAGTTACGATTCCTGTTATGGCTAAGGCACGGATAGGCCATTTTGTTGAAGCAGAAATACTTGAAGCTCTGGGAGTAGATATGGTGGACGAATCAGAAGTGCTCACTCCTGCTGACGTTAAATATCATATTGACAAGAGAAATTTCACGATTCCCTTTGTTTGCGGAGCCAGGGACCTGGGCGAAGCATTGCGCAGGATACATGAAGGCGCAGCTATGATACGCACGAAAGGCGAAGCAGGCACCGGTGATGTGGCAGAGGCCGTACGTCATATGCGGCAAATCAATGAGCAGATCGGGAAGCTGAAAGGTCTTGATAGAATGGAGATCGAAAGAGTAGCCCGTGAGATCGAAGCACCTTCAGAACTGGTGTTGGAGACTGCCGAGCGACAGCGCCTTCCAGTAGTCAATTTCGCAGCAGGCGGGATAGCCACACCTGCTGACGCGGCATTAATGATGAAACTGAAAGTAGACGGCGTGTTCGTAGGCAGCGGTATCTTCAAGTCAGAGAACCCGCCCCTGATGGCTTCTGCTATTGTGGAAGCTGTCAACAATTTCGATAAACCTGAAATACTGGCAGAGATTTCAAAAGGTCTTGGAGACTCTATGAAAGGTATTAGCTTTGGCAGCATCCCGGAGGAGGAGATCCTGCAGACCCGCGGGTGGTAG
- a CDS encoding 4Fe-4S binding protein → MSEDAKTYPADSGLDVTVDMDVQDSHIVYTQTAGNSKKTLDYDYKRCNGCGICVDICPSQAIEAGPLFEIATGMDAPPVIFDQTKCTFCGMCASFCPVRAVRMNIDGEDILELDDFPRLDSKVVINEKCLPCLLCEKACPEEAIKLELTFPKKEDVAPFKEGQEGEIEVDMDKCNFCGLCADLCPAFVLVERQPTPDNPVPFQDLLVDLAKCDYCRICEDFCPEDAIRVKGKLEAPVPEISGTVTIDDDKCTRCGWCKAVCPYEAVDIEKPFEGDIELIETKLTECDPVGCHGCFNVCPSHAWYIPADKKIDVVKEFCINCGACEKACHVYAIDVNRSGIRHTNINELPWSEQWKEAIEAAKTTNRSRPDTSRRIDMDGKDIASREVHEIASREEHELRPQVCVRLDDLLSIFEDTKTRYEWERGKNSAVKKRFERNSGTV, encoded by the coding sequence ATGTCTGAAGATGCTAAAACATATCCTGCAGACAGCGGTCTTGACGTCACAGTTGACATGGATGTTCAGGATTCCCATATAGTTTATACCCAGACCGCTGGTAATTCTAAAAAAACACTTGACTATGATTATAAGAGGTGTAACGGCTGCGGGATATGTGTCGATATCTGCCCTTCCCAGGCAATTGAAGCTGGTCCGCTATTCGAGATAGCTACAGGTATGGATGCACCTCCTGTAATATTTGACCAGACTAAATGTACTTTCTGCGGGATGTGTGCCAGCTTCTGCCCTGTTAGAGCTGTCAGGATGAATATTGACGGCGAGGATATCCTTGAACTTGATGATTTTCCAAGGTTGGATTCAAAAGTTGTCATCAATGAGAAGTGCCTTCCCTGTCTGTTATGCGAAAAAGCATGTCCTGAAGAAGCTATTAAGCTGGAGCTTACGTTCCCGAAAAAAGAAGATGTGGCACCCTTCAAGGAAGGGCAGGAAGGGGAGATCGAAGTGGATATGGATAAATGCAACTTCTGCGGCCTGTGTGCTGATCTGTGTCCGGCATTCGTCCTTGTTGAGAGGCAACCAACCCCTGATAATCCGGTACCCTTCCAGGACCTGCTGGTCGACCTTGCGAAATGCGATTATTGCAGGATATGCGAGGATTTCTGTCCGGAAGATGCCATCAGGGTGAAAGGGAAACTGGAGGCTCCGGTCCCCGAGATCAGTGGTACCGTTACCATTGATGATGATAAGTGCACAAGGTGCGGGTGGTGCAAGGCAGTCTGTCCATATGAAGCAGTGGATATTGAGAAACCCTTTGAAGGTGACATTGAATTAATTGAGACAAAACTGACCGAATGCGATCCGGTAGGATGCCACGGGTGCTTTAACGTGTGCCCCTCCCATGCATGGTATATCCCTGCAGATAAAAAGATAGATGTGGTGAAGGAGTTTTGCATTAATTGCGGGGCGTGCGAGAAGGCCTGCCACGTATATGCAATAGATGTGAACCGTTCCGGCATCAGGCATACCAATATTAACGAACTGCCCTGGTCAGAACAGTGGAAGGAAGCCATTGAGGCAGCAAAAACTACAAACAGGTCACGACCCGATACCAGCCGCAGGATCGATATGGATGGAAAGGACATTGCTAGCCGGGAGGTACATGAGATCGCATCCAGGGAAGAGCATGAACTTCGTCCCCAGGTATGCGTACGGTTAGATGACCTGCTGTCCATATTCGAGGATACAAAGACCAGGTATGAATGGGAACGGGGTAAGAATAGTGCAGTTAAAAAGAGATTTGAAAGGAACTCAGGTACAGTTTAA